The Pelodiscus sinensis isolate JC-2024 chromosome 4, ASM4963464v1, whole genome shotgun sequence genomic sequence cccttagagactaaccaaaagatacttttagtctctaaagtgccacaggactactcattgttttcaagttatagactaacacggctactcctctgagaccttTAAACATGCTCTAGCACTATTGTAGTACAGCTACAATAGTACAACCCCTCCAGTGTGGACACAGTTACATCAATATTAAGATGCCTTACCCCACTATTGCTTATTTCCGTTTCCTGATGGGAATAAACCTTTCTGGTATAAGCACCTTTatataggttggaccttcctggtctggcaccttcaggacctgactggtcccaaataagGGCTTTTGCAAGATCAGGGgtagtcatttctggcccccctgctgccggccccaTCCTTTGCCCTTCTACCCCACTGTCTTGATAATAGGGGGTTTGTTTTATGTAGGCAACCTAATAACCCGCACCTTTATTTTTTTCACTCCTGCTATCTGGTATATTGGGCAAGCAAGGCATTTCAAGTAAAGGGGACTGCATGGAAAGGGCACATGAAGAGAACAAGGAAGGAAGGATATAATGAGGGAAGCTATCTGATATATGTGGTGAAGGAGACAAGGAGAAATGGGATAAAACATGAGACACAGGAAGCAGGGGTGGCACTGGGGAAAGTCAAGGCAGCAAGGAGATGCTTTAAATATAACTCTGCAGCTGAGCACATCTAACTGAAGGAGCAGCATTGACATGCAGATAGCAAGCATGTGAAGTGCTGCAAAACAGAGTTTGTACATGGCTGTGAAGTGAGGGGGCAGCTCAGTCCTCACTATTCCAGGGCATTAACGCCAAACAGTACATCACGCATGGCACTGCTGCATGAACGTGCCATGAAAAAACCTAGTGTAGAGTTTATACGGGAGTCTCTGAGAAAAGCACTATGGGAGTCTCAGAGTTGCCCCAATGTCACAGCTTTACCTGATCACTGCACTGATAGATGTTTGCCATGCTCAGCAATTTCTTCTCCTTCGTTTTAGTGAAGGAAAATCTATcacaataaataaattaattaaataaataatcgTGGGGACAGGACCACAGGAATAGCAAGCGCAGCTCTAACCCAGTGCACAACAAGATACCTGTGTTCCACCAACTCCCTGAACATGGCAGTCTCTTACTTGAGGGCCGATATGGCTTCAACCTGCCTAGGTAGATATCTACCCAGAGCACAGCCCATAGGAATAACTTTTGCTATGGTACCATCCAAGTTCCAGGAGACAAGATAGCAATTACAAAAGTCAAACTCAGACTCTCCTATATactcaaatatttaaaaagaaaaaactacATAACTTACCTGGCTGGGTAACCAATCATTAAGAGCTGTAATTACTTAAATATTACAGGGAAACAAAGAACCTAGAATTCCAGGTTTTACCGGATCAGGCCTAATCAGTTTaatgacctttaaaaaaaattccaagctTTGTTACTATCCCTCCAACTACAATTCACTTAAACAATTAGTCCTTTCTACATCTGTTGCATGCATTTGCTGCACACCACTCTGCAGGTGACATACAGGAAAGAAGGGAAACTGTTGTGGGGACAGAATGGTGAGGAAACTTTGCAGATGCAACAGAAGCTCACTCGGATGACTCAGTAGAATCTCCAAGTTCAATCCCCCATTCAATCACTGAATCCTTGCTTCTGACATAATATGCAAAGCTTCTTGTTTCTATCCAGGCATTTAGATTGGCCTCCAGCACCACAGCAGCATTTCAGGTGTGATAATCAGCTGGGAAAAGGCTGCCTTCTTTTAACAGGTAGTAGGTTTAATTATTCAGATTCTTTCCATAGTGTCTAGTCATTGGCTGAGCTTCACATCAGAACACAAAAAAGCTTCTAAAAATGTTTTACAACATGAAGATTTTGAAGCTATTCATCAGAACATTCTTTTTACATCCAGTAGATGTCAGCACAAAGCCAGTGTACACTGTAAGCCCCCTGATTCCTTAAATAACTTTTCTCTATATTTAAACCCCTCAGAGAGTATTTTAAATCAGTGGAGACCCCTGCTATGAGGCCTGTGCTCTCCTCCCTATGAATCCCTGCATGGGAAAGAACAAATATGGGAGCAATAGATCCACTGCATGCTCCCCACTCTCTTTTAAACCAACATGCAAGGACAGTTCCACAGATAGCAGAATAAAAAAGCCAGTAGAACACTCAATAGCTCCCAAAGCACCTACCATCTGGAAGGAGAAGAAATGCAATCTGGACCACTCATGCTCAATGACCTCTTAGGGGCTGTAGGTGGTTGTCTCCAGATTTAAAAGGGGAGCTGCCAGATGAGCATATTCTGCAAAAGACCCAATAAGATAGGGGAACTCGGAGTAGAGAATCAATTGGGGCTGAGCAGTTCTGGTTGCTGTGTGACTGGATATAATGAAATTCCTATCTGTGTGGGATCCAGGGATTTGTAAGAAGTCCTGAGACTACCTCAATTATCACCTGATGCGTTTTATATGGCTGGGATATTTACAACTGCCTTTTAGTGTGCTCTGCTTTGGCATATTGTATACAAACAAAATCCAGATTCCTTTCTTGCCTGCCTGGGATGTGCATAGGGCTAGCCATGCTTGTCAGGGGAAGCCCTGACAGCCTGCCTCTGCCGAGATGagagcagagcagggaacagTAGGCTGCCCTCTATAGCCTACTTCTCTCCAGATTCTAAATCAGTTCTGCTAGAAATATCATCATCTTACCCATTCTTGTTCATGCTCCTCCCCTTGGGGTGAAAAAGGTTGCACAGAGCAAGGGTGGTTGACCAATTTGCTGTAGGGCAGAGGAGCTCAGACTTCATATAGAAATTCCTGCATTCAGGGGAGCAGAGCTTCCCTTCCCAGCAGATCAAAAGGAACGATGAGGTTGGGAAGCCAGGCCCTTTGAAGGAGGGTTAGTAAGAAATATCATAGTGTTTCCTGGACCCCTCTTGCAGCAACTTCTCATGGGGGAAAGAGAGAATTGCATCCAACACTGGTACTTTCCAGGTGCACAGCGAGATTAcgtgtaggctatgtctacactatgagcttCTTGTGGAacagcaaatgcaaatggagcgctcatttgcatatgttgcactctcatttgcatttcctcttcctttcccttttgcacaaatggTTTGTGTGCAAAAAAATGTTGTGTACAtggtgcttttttgtgcaaaagcccccttttgcacaagagctattctTCCTCACTTTTTGTGCATGAGTCTGGGGCATGCGGTGGCTAGCTTCCTGAGGTGTAGTGTGTGTCTACTGCAGATACAGTCCATATTGTTATCTGTACTTTGTGTTTCTATCAGGGCAGAGCTACCAGGGATCTTTAGTGAAAGGATTTGGGTGGAGGAGCCAGCAGAAAAGTGAGCTATGACTGTATGTATAGGTACCAGAATTAGCAGCCAGCTTCATCCCTGCAGCACTAGGGAATAGTTGGATCTCCTGAAGGAAAGGCCAAAGGACACAACAGACACACAAATTAACCTTCCTTATCCTTCTGGCCCAGGTAGAGGGCAGGGGCATCCAGCCCCTCCCTTACACATTGATGACAGGCTAGACTGTCTGGGCTAGACATTAGCATTGTGTTTTCCTACTCCGGGTCCTCCTTGTTCCATACAGAGCTGTTCCCTACACTTTTTAGTGTTGTTGAACCTGTTTTCATCCATATTCAGTGTGTAATGTGAAATCTCAGGGGGTGCCAAGGCAGGTTTTTAAGACAGCATGATAACATTttactctttatttaaaaaaaaataaactggtCTCCCCCGCTACCCCagagcccctcatccccagcactCCTCTCCTTGGAGCATTCACTAGTGCAGTCTCTGGTGACTGCTGACATGGAGGCAGGATTCTTGTGTCACATAGACCCATGCGAGCATCCCAGTGCAAAGCACAGAACAGGAATTGGTGCCAATTTGCAAACGCTTCCCTTCTCCATTGATCCAAGATTTCACCTCCCCAAAgatgcttcctggggttctgcCACATCTGCACCGGGGCCACATCCTAGACATGTGAccctgggcctggcccagcagaGCCTAGAAGGAGGAGCAGGAATAGCTGTAATAGTCTGTGTCCCTCCTGTGAACCAAAGAGTAAACCCCGTGGGGTCTCTGATTTCTATCTGTGGAGCCTACAGGCTGCGTGTCCTTGTGGCTGGGCTCAGTGCTGAAAGCGTGGGGAGCTGATGTGAGGCTGGTGGAAGGAGTGTGTGGCATATAGCACCTCGGGGGGTGGTTGGGGCACCGTGGTTAGGATGGAGCAGAGGGGCTCGTGGGAGCTCAGCATTGAggtgaaatgtttcatttcttcCGTCAGCTGCTTGATTTCCCTGCGCAGAGCAGCGTTCTGTCTCTCCAAGTCTTCGCTCTCCTGAGGACACAGAAGCAACAGgggcttagaacataagaacggctatactgggtcagaccaaagatccatctagcccagaattctgtcttccaacagtcgccaatgccaggtgccacagagggagtgaacagagcagggaatcttcaagcaatccctctcccatcacccattcccagcctctgacagagactaggcataccattcctacccattctaatagtcattgatggacctaacctccatgaatgtatctagttctttcttgaaccctgttaaagtcctgctcttcacaatctcctctggcaaggagtcccacagggaaactgtgcgctgtgtgaagaaaaacttccttttgtttgttttaaacctcctacctatcaatttcatttggttacccctagttcttatgttaagggcacaagtaaataacttttccttatttactttttccataccagtcatgattttatagacctctatcatattcccccttagtctcctcttttctaagctgaaaagtcccaatctttttaatctctcttcatatgggatccgttccaaacccctaataatttttgttcccttttctgaaccttttcctaatgccaatatatcttttttgagatgaggcgaccacatctgtacacagtattcaagatgtgggcgtaccatggttttacataAGAGGCAataagcagggccggcccgagcccttttggtgccctgggctcgGGTGCGTGGCACTGCCCCCAGGCGCAGGGCGCATGCGCAGGCCTGCCCGTGGGGCGCGGgctcgcccccgccccccccccagagctcatGGCATATGTACTGTATAGCCCggcccagccagcgctgctggcgCACGCGCTGGGtcatgcagggccctgcagccgtgggggaagggcactgctggccggcactgcgggagccgggcgcacggctcctgatggcagctgtcagggacactgcgcgccccttacagctgccatcaggcgcccctcatcggttggtgccgggcagctgcccagctcgcccatgcctccgtccggccctggcaataagatgttctttgtcttattctttatcccttttttaatgattcctagcattctgtttgctttttggactgccgctgcacattgagtggatgttttcagaaaactatccacactgactctaagatctctctcttgagtagttatagctaaattagtcactattatatt encodes the following:
- the BATF gene encoding basic leucine zipper transcriptional factor ATF-like; the encoded protein is MPHSSDSSDSSSFSQSPPPSKQDSSDDMRKVQRREKNRIAAQKSRQRQTQKADTLHLESEDLERQNAALRREIKQLTEEMKHFTSMLSSHEPLCSILTTVPQPPPEVLYATHSFHQPHISSPRFQH